Within the Phalacrocorax aristotelis chromosome 13, bGulAri2.1, whole genome shotgun sequence genome, the region TATAAAAAAGGTGTTCGTGCCTGGGCTGTGTAGGTGGAATAATACCAACACAATAGATGTGACTATGCATGTGTGAACAAGTGTGAAAAGAATATTTGGGAACGCTGAGCATTGAGAGACGAGGACTTAAGGAGCCCAGTTCTTGCAAAGGAGAAAGGTACTACTATATAGGATTGCAGTTCAGACCCGCAGCTCAGCCATATGTGTAACAACTCTAAAAAACATAAAGAACACCACTCATTGGGCTGTTGGGCCACCTAAGGCAAATCAGAGTACAAAATTTTCTAAACTGAATTCTTCTGCGATTCTATATTTGGTGTTTGACACTCAGTGGCCAGAGCTACCCGATAGAGCAGAGGACATATATGGGAATGGGAGATGCTTAACTGAAATACAAATTGTGACAGCTGCCAGAAAAGCCTCTTTAGAGGATGTCGGGCTGGCTTATAAAAACAGCCCATATTGTCTTCGTCATAAGTCTTCAGAGCAGACAGAAAAGCCTGACCTGAGAGCAGCGAGGCTGTAAACATCAATTCCACAGAAAATGACTTGTGGGAGGATATTCTAGGCCCTTCAGTGTCTCTACATGGCGATGCTTGAGAAGTTGTACATACCAAGCAAGTCTGTTTATGGACTGGCTACTGTTTCAGACTGGTGTCTTACCCACGTCTGTTATGAGCAAGCAAGGCTTTGCTGGCTGGTGGCTGCTATTCCCATTTTACCTTGAGAGATGGGGCGGGTGGCGTTGCTCTACCAAAAAACAACTGTTTTCCGTCCTAGTTGCAAGCCTGCTGTTCAACATGCCAAGCCAGGGATGGCAGAGCCCTGCCTGAGGCAAGGTGGGGGCTGGGGTCCCGGGAGCCACGGGCTCTGCTGGTAGGAGAGGCTCTGAGGAGTTTGTGACCAGGAACCAGTGGGGTTTGTGTGACAGACAGCGGCAGCAGCCCAGCGTGCAGACCACAGGGCTCCCTTGCCCTTTTCACAGATTAGCAGGGGTGACATTAACAGGTGTAGTACAAAACCCATCAGATTTCTCAGCAGAGTGCTCTGTGCATTAGGATGTGACTTGTGTGTAggtgtgttttcttctcttccattgacaagaaagtttaaaaacaggaaaaaaagctaaactTTTTGCTCAGCTAGCTATTTGGAATGAGTTGCAGCTTCCCCCTTCTCTGTCTTGTGGCACCATTCCTGATAGGAGAGCCGGTGTCTgggaggaaatgaaaaggcaggTTTTCAGGTACAAAGTATACTGTGCTCTTCACAGGCTTGGTAAGAGCTCTCCTGCTTTTACACCAAAAAGTAGGTAAATTCtgtgcttttcctcctctcacctATGCTTGGGGTACAGCGGCACCAGAGCAGGTGCAGCTGGAGTGTGGGGATGGAGAACTCTCCAGCATGTGCCTTCCTAGCACACAAAGCGCTTGGCAGGCATGCCCTGGGGTTTTCTTGCCTTCAGCGGGAATCTGCTGAGATGGGGGGGGAGGCCAAAGTACGAGTCTGATGTATTTAAGCAGGGGCAGCACAGAGCGAGCAGGCACCGGCAAAAGCACGCCTGCGTGGCTCTGCCAAGCGCTGCACCCATAAGGGTCAGCGCAGTTTCCACTGAGATCCTTGGTATCCAACACTTATGGCGAAGTGTCACCTATTTTAGATGCCAACCTCCTCAGCTGCTGGCTGTTGTTATCCCACAAAAACGTACTCGAAGTGTTTTAGTGTTACAGTTGGAGTCAGAGTGTCAACCTCAGCGCTCCTGAAGGGAGAAAGTTGAAGCTCTGAGCCAGCCTCCAGAATACATTGCCTAACCACCGAAACACTGCTAGAACAGCGCAGGGTTAGTGCCCTCCTGGTGCGCGAGAGGTGGGACGGGGTCTCCCGCTGGGGTCCCTGGGCAGAGCGGGGGGCTGCTCATATTCTCAGCTGGAACAGCCCCACGGGGCTGGTGGGGCTGCTTACAGCCACCGCGTGCAACAGCACATCTGGGCTGTGTTTGGGGGTTAAACTGTGCCCCCAACAGCCAGAGACAAATGCTGTTACTGGAAAGTTATTTAGCATTTACATCCAGGAACAGCGTGTCCTCAGGGGAATTtccctgcctttccccagcGAAAAATAATAACTTAAAAAACCACTAAAATCCTCAACATACCTCTGTAATACCTGCGGCTGTGTGAGTCCCGCCTGCCTCCTTGATCCGCGCAGGTAAATACACTCTATAGCCCTGAGAGCTCCACTTCTCGTACGCAAAAGCGAAACGGGAGCGAAAGCGGCGTTCAGGCAACAGGGAGCGCCGGGCTGCGGGGACGGACCGGGAAGCGGAGCCGGTGCCCGCCGCGGCAGGAGCCCGGGAGGGGCGAGGGGGCCGGGCGGGCCGGGATGCCGCCGGCCGCTTGCGCAAGAGGGGTCTTTCCCATGGGCTGGGGCTATAAAGGTGCTGCCCGCCgaggggagcggcgcggcgcggcgcggtaAGGGCCGGGGAACGCGGGGCGGGAGCGCAGCCGAGCCGCTCCggggcacggcacggcacggcacggcacggcacggcatgGCATGGGAGGGCACGGCACGGgatggcatggcatggcatggcatgggaGGGCAGCCGGTcccaggggatggggaggggagcagagcggAGGGAAGCCTCggctgctcctctgccaccTCACCTCCTTCTGCTCCCTCCTTGGCCACAGCCGCTGCCGTGGGTCCCACCTGCTCCTGGGCTGGGGGTCACTTTCCTCCTCTGAGTGCTTATGCATGTCAGGGTGATGAGCATGTCAGGAGCACAGTCGCAGCCTTCCACCAGTGAGCAGGTTCCCTGCTGCATCATAAGACTCTGCTTCTGGTcctgggctggggagagctggcatCTTCCTTGGAGGAAGGGCTGTTAGAAAAGCAGACAAGAAAACTCAGCCTTTCACAACAGTCCTTACTCACCTCTCTCGTTTTCTGCTTTAAAGCTGGATGGCTAGATTGGCGCTGCTGCTACAGAGAGGAGCTCCAACACAGCTGCTGTCCTCAGAGTCAGCCCCAGCCTCTAAGGAACCCTCTATGTCTCCCCAGGTTTCTGATCACAGCACTCGGAGGCCCTTGGTGCTATGCTATCCTGCCACATGCCGAATTTAAGGTGTCCATCCAAGGTAACGTACCATCTGCTCTTAAGGTTGGGCATGCATGCTTTgagaaggagaggggagatAAACAAGACTCTGAGATTCTCCAGTCCTGTACTGGGTATCTGGGTTTCCAAAAAAGTTTCAAGTCCCTGTGGAGCACGCTTGTATTTGCTAGTTTAGAAAtcttcccttctgcttcttGATCTGCAAAGGTCTTACCCCAAATGCTGGGGAACCGATGGggtaaaaagggaagaagaatgTGCTGGAGCTGCTTTTAGTTCTGAAAGAGGGAAACGGGGTTGTGAAGGCACCACAAAATGGGTTTCAGCAACATAGTTTGAGAAGGATGCTTTGTCACCTGGGATGGCAAGCACAGGGCGATAGGACAGCACGTGGCAGGCAGTGGCTGGTCCCCTGTACCAtccttgctttgctgctggggctggggagagcaggaggtGGGAGAATAATTTCTTGCATATACAACAGCAACGAATTCTGTAAGGCAGCAGCCAtgtttgctgcttctgcctctgtgAGAGGATGAGTGAAGGGCTCTTTGCACTCTCTTTGCTGTAGTGGCTCTTtgcccccctcctccttttcaTGGCTGAGCTCGGCTGCAGTGCCCCACCCACTTACCAATGGAAAGATGCTGTGACGAACAAGAAGCTTACCTGCCAGCAGTGTCCGCCAGGGACCTTCgtggcacagcactgcaccagcgACAGACAGACAGTGTGCGCACCCTGCCCAGATTTGCACTACACACAGTACTGGAACTACCTGGAGAAGTGCCGCTACTGTAATGTCATCTGCGAGGAGAAGCAGGTGGAGGTGCAGCTGTGCAATTCCACCCACAACCGCGTCTGCCAGTGCCAGGACGGCTACTACTCGGAGATGGAGTTCTGCATCAAGCACTCCGAGTGTCCGCCAGGCTCTGGTGTAGAGAAACTAGGTAAGTTCCCTAGCCAGGCAGCTGTGGCAGTGGTGTGCATGTTTGCATGGCTCTTGTCATCCTGAAATATCTGCTGGAGCTAAAAATCAAGGAGAAATACAGGGACTGATGCTTGCCTGTAGCCTGACCTCCTCCCTTTTTGCTCACCAGTGCAGTGCTGTCCTTGCTGGTGTATGAAAATGCTCCTTGCCCCTTCTCCAAGgagttgtttgtttggtttttttcccccactttcACTTTGAAAACCTCTGAAATCCCCCAGCACCATGCTTAGATGGGCCGTGGCAATCGTGGTTGCCTGCTTCGCCTGCTGCGACAGGCAGAGCCGGGCTGTGATTCCCCTgtccctggagcagcagctcgtCCTGACAGGGCTCTTGGCAGGTGGAAAGGTACAAGtggctcctgctcctctgtcAGCTCCCTCCTCCTTGCAGGCAGGTAGCCAGGGAATGGGGAATGCTAATTATCTGGACTGCAAAGGACTGCTAATGATGCAAGGGCTGGGCTGGTGATGGATTGTAGCTCTGGGGCTGGGTTTTGCGGTTTGTATTGAGTAATTTGGAGAGGGTGTATTCAAAACATGAAATGGATACATGGACAGGatccaaaataataaaatcagccTTGTTCTGATTCACATCTGGGGGAGATTCATGAGTCTGAGACTCTGTCCCCTGGCGAGATGCAAGTCACAAGAGATTTTAGagggtttatttttccattgtttccCCAGCAAAAATTGCCTGGTCCCTTAGTTGCCCCCATTTGTATGTGTGCTTACTTTCTAAAAATACAAGTTTCCTATGAATGGATTTCCCTCTCACTCTCCCCTGAATCACCAAGGACAGGGCCCTGTCTGGAAACCACAGCTGGGTATAATAAAACATTGTGGGCAGCATCAGCAAAACCAGCGTTATCTTGCTTCATGCTTTGAAGTGTGGAGGCTTTTGAAGTCCTCCCATGTGTAGCACAGATGAGCACCAGGCTCCCAGGCCAGAGGAGAAAGAGCTGTTGCCTTCAGCTGATGCTTATGGTTCAGGCTTGGGGTTTAAATTTTCTATAGGACATGACTGTTAGAAAATGCAGTAATGCAACAAAAGGCGAACTATGTCTCCAAGCAATGCAGGGAAGGCTTTTGAAATTAAACAACAAATTTGGCTGGAGCGTTGGTGGTAGGTCTGAGGAGCCATGGGAGCAAGCATTTGAGGAGAAGCTaactttttgttattattatctaCTTTTTACAAATGGCTTGTTGTGTGGAGAATGATAGCACCCCAGCCCAGACACCTGAACGTCACAGCAAGGACTGAGCACCCAGCGTGGGTGGGCAGAGCCTTGGGGCTGCGAGTGCTTGTGTCTGGATGGGGATGATGTGGACCCTGTGACTGTGAGCGGTGGCTGCGGGGCTGTGAGCAGACCTCGCTGGCTTTCGGGTTGGATGGGCACTGTGATCTGTGTGCGGTTCCTCTGGGGACACTGGGTGTTTTTGGATTTCCCATTTGCAAATACTGGCTCAGGTGTTGGGGTCATCAGCTGGGCCTGCTAGGATTTATTCTGGTAAAGCCAAAGTGATGGACCCAAATGGGTTGCAACAAGGTAGAAACCTTGTTCTTAAGCAGATGTATGAAGAGGAGATAAAAGGGGGGGTGAAATTTTCTCCTGTCAGGTCCATTCCCTCCTCTCCCAAGGAACGTGCAAGGCACCCTGGTGCAATCGCACCTGTGTGGCGCCATCCCTGTGAAACAGAGGTGGGTCTGGCCCAGAGCCCGGGTGGGaaactgcagcactgcagaagcGAGCAGAGCTTTTACCTTGTCAGCAACTTTTACTTTCGCTTGGCCAGGAGCCTCCTGACTCTGCTGTGAATCAAAGGGCTGGTTTGGCATTCAGCTTAGCCATCGTCCCAGCTGGTGTCACCTACCCAGGATGTAGCCCTTTTCAGTAGCAGATGGGACCTCCTCTTGTATCTGGAGGCTGGTGACAACTTATCAGAATGTTCAAAATGTTTTCGACTGGGAGATGACTGGGCAAAGCGTTGCTGTTTGCCCTACAAGTGGATGCATGCTTCCCAGGGGAGCTGCGGGCAGTGATCATTTCCAAAACGTCACCCTTGTGCACAAACAGTGTCTGGCACTCTTTGCTCTGCCAGCATTGGCctcagctcctgcccctgctcccttGCCGGCTCGTCACCGCAGAGGAGCgtggctggggaggagaaggctgacGGTGCCCTTGCCTCCCCTCCCTGTGCGCAGGTACCCCCTTCGAGAACACCCAGTGCCGCCCCTGCCCCCCCGgcttcttctcttcctccaacTCCAGCACCAAGCGGTGCCAGCCGCACCAGGACTGCAAGCAGCAGGGGAAGGTGACCAACGTGAAGGGCAACCAGTACCACGACAccctctgcacctcctgcaAACCTGGGAGAAGCAACAGCACGCAGGGACCAGGTAAGCCACTGCTCTGTGGGCGGAGAGGGGGATGCCGGGACCACAATGCTGCCAGGGCAAGAGCAAACTTTCTGGTGACTTTTTTCCTACTTAGATGCAAAATTAGGTGAAACAGCTTGTACAAGTGTGGAGTGATCCATAACTAATAATAATTATGGATAAAATATAGACTGTGTGCCTGCTTCCCCTTCAAAGTTCAGTCATGTAGGGCAGGGACAGGGTACAGAGCTAAAGCTCTTACCAGGGACTGGGATAACAGGGGATGCCAGGACAGAGGACAATTTCAGCAGCCATTTGGCTGTAACTAAAACTTGCAGTGACAACTGATGGTTGGCGGTCATGTAAACAGACGCGGTGTGAAGTGCTGTGCCACCCTGGCGTGCCTCCAGCTCTCATTTCTCCTGGCCTTTcagcttgttttccaggaagCTTTTATTGCAGCCACAACTTGGTCTCATGCAGGTTGAATGGAGCAGAGTCCAAGGTACATTAGAGCTGAGCATAGGGTGGATTTTTACCTGTTAGGTCAAAatagagacatggtgtgaactGCGTACCATGATAGTGCAAACATACTGCTGAGCCTCAGTGGAGGCTGAAGGTTGGGCAGGAGCTGACAGTGAGcacagatcatagaatcatagaatgccaggttggaaaggacctccaGGGTCATCTGGCCCACCTTTCCTGGCAAAAGCACAGGGTAAAGGAGCAGGGGAGAGTGATGGGCTGGCTCCAGGGGTGCTTTGTAACATGCACCCCAACAAGTTATGGGATGAGAATGGGCCTGAAAACCATCTCAAGAGCCTGATGTCAGTTTTGGTGAGGCAGGCAGCTGTTTCTAACCACCCTCTCTACCCTGAGCATCCAGCCAAGATACACGGGGACAAATTCAGTGCAATTGATCTGGGTGCTAGTGAACCTGCACCCTTGGACTTCACATCCTGAAAACTTCCAGTGCTGGGGACTCAGCTgcatccctggggaggttgtcCCAGTGATTGACTCTTCTCACtgtcaaaaaaattaatttcttccatcAAGATGAAGTTTGAGCTTCAATACGAGCTTCTCCTCCGTGGTGATGCAGCAAGGAGGCTGTTCCCCCCAGCAGCATGTGAGAGGAGCTCTTGCCTTTCCATCCTCTCCTGGCACAGCCAACAAAGGGCACTTCTCCTTATGAAGCCTGACTCACACCATGAGCTCCTTGCCAGAAATGTGATtccaccagagagaggagatagAAAGCTCTGTCATCAGCAGAATGCGGTCCCGGGGAAGGGGGGCAGTCAGGTGAGAGCAGCATCACCAGCACGTGTGTTGCCGCTCGTTAGTCAATGGCAACCCACAGCCAGACCAGCCATTCAGCTATTTTTAGAGCGAGAGGAGGCCTGTCAGCAATGGGAGCCGAGGGATATTTTTAACTCTGGTTCATGGTGATTTCACTCGGGAGGCGCGCAGGcacctgccttcctccctgctgcagtagCAATTGCAGGAACAATTCAGTATAAACCCCAAATTTGCAGGAGAGGCAGAATCTGGGCAAGGGAGCCTGACCCACCCCGCTATAACCAGTGAAACCATTCCCAGCTTACAAACAAGCACAAAACTGGGCTTGATTGAGTAATTGTTTGGCCTTGATCTCTTGAAAATTCTTTGTGATTTAATTCCTTGTGCTGGATGCGCTCCTGCAGTGCTTTAaccagctggggcagggtctgtcCAAAAGCTCTGATCTGGGCTGTGCTTGGGGCTTGTCCTCTCCTGAGATGTAAAATCTGCATGATAAAACAGAAACTCACAGAAAAAATAGTGTGTGAAAACAGTTACTGCGATTACTTCTGGTTTTCTGTAGTTTCCCTCTTCCCCTACTTCCCAGCAGGGAGGAGCCTGGAAAAGgtacatttacttttttttaaattacaggaaCTTTTACATGTTGTTTTCTAACTGCCCTGTAAAGGACGGGCTGCTGCTGAGAAATCCAGGCTGCAGTAATGGCTGGACCCAGCCCTCCAGGGCAGTTAGCTGGCCGAGATGAGCCTTGGCCAGTTAATGATGCTGTATTTGGTGCTTTCCTCCATGTTCTTCCTTCCAGTCTCACTTTTCCCACTTGAAAAATGCTTACTCTGACCTGCTGGTTCCACTGCACACCTGCTGGCAGCGCGAGCCGGCTGCCCTCCCTCTTCCCGCTTGATTTAGGCGAAGGATGAGCCCACTGCaagctcagagccccatccagcctgaccttgaacatttccaggggtggggcatctgccacctctctgggcagatGTCCCATGGAGAGGCTCGGTAGGGCTGTGACTTACCCTCCTGGTGTCCCATGTTACCCTCCCTTTAACCTCCGGGCGGTCTTGTCTCACCAGCTCCAGGAGACGATGACTGTGAGCAAGCCGTGATAGACTTTGTGGCATACCAGAACATCCCTATCAAAAAGGTGAAGCGCCTGCAGCAAATCCTGGAGCGCTCACCTAGGAAGCCAGCGCTGGACACCAAGGCACTCATCCAGGAGAAGTTCAGGGCTTTCCTCACCCACCTGAAAGAGGTGCGCTCCGAGGTCACCAAGGACCTGCTGAACGCGCTGCAAGATGCGAAGCTGCACTCTGTCAAGGAGAAGGTCCGCAAGCGTTTCCTCCTGTACTGAGAACACGAACTGAActttttgggtggttttgggggttttttgtgggtttttttttttttttttttcttctgtggcttCATTAATTTATTAAGCATTCCAAACCTAACTTGAAGTACAGTGTATTGACGAATGATGGGTCAGGGTTGAAGCGTGCAGTGGCAGCTGCCATGGGTCTTCCTCTGCATGTGGCTGCATTGTTGCCTCCGGGATGGGATGCTGTGAGCAACAGCAtccctgtgccagcagctggtGCAGCTCCTGGCTGATTTTCCAGCCCTCAGCAAGGGACAATATTTTATCAGAAGAGAAACATGCAGCCAGGGTAATTTTTTCTGGGGAAGAACCCCGCTCCCCCTTTTAGGCAACTGTCTGGCTTTGTTTTAAACTGTgtgattttgtttcagttggttttattttgttgttgttatttaacAGTATTTCCCACAGAGGATTCACTTGCATTTATTTGTCGTGCTTTAGTTCGGAGAAAGGCGTTTACTGCTGAGACAGACACTGGGTGAGGGATGTCCCTGGAGTCACTGGTACAGCCacctttaaattaatttctaaactACCTGTTTTTATACCATATGtgagaaatgttttctaaagaaagaaatcaaagaagTTATTTTGTTATATGATTCTCTGTCACCAGAGTCCTTTCCTAGTCTCATTTGGAGGAGCGAGGTGGTGTTGCGAGTCCCAGACCATCAGCTTCTGACTCCGCTTACCCTTGCCCACTTGTTACATGTGCTTCACCCCGTAATCACACGACACCAGCCATCCGCACGACACAACAGCCCACCGAAACCAGCCCCCATGGGTCACGGCAAGGCTGAATGGGAGCAGGATGTAGCTTCTCTGCATTGGGATTTGTTGCGGGTGCAGCCAGGGTGAAGGTCACCTCTCTTGGGTCAACCCAACCATGTCCCCCTGAGCTCCAGGTCTGTCCCCAGA harbors:
- the TNFRSF6B gene encoding tumor necrosis factor receptor superfamily member 6B isoform X1; its protein translation is MLSCHMPNLRCPSKWLFAPLLLFMAELGCSAPPTYQWKDAVTNKKLTCQQCPPGTFVAQHCTSDRQTVCAPCPDLHYTQYWNYLEKCRYCNVICEEKQVEVQLCNSTHNRVCQCQDGYYSEMEFCIKHSECPPGSGVEKLGTPFENTQCRPCPPGFFSSSNSSTKRCQPHQDCKQQGKVTNVKGNQYHDTLCTSCKPGRSNSTQGPAPGDDDCEQAVIDFVAYQNIPIKKVKRLQQILERSPRKPALDTKALIQEKFRAFLTHLKEVRSEVTKDLLNALQDAKLHSVKEKFGERRLLLRQTLGEGCPWSHWYSHL
- the TNFRSF6B gene encoding tumor necrosis factor receptor superfamily member 6B isoform X2 — translated: MLSCHMPNLRCPSKWLFAPLLLFMAELGCSAPPTYQWKDAVTNKKLTCQQCPPGTFVAQHCTSDRQTVCAPCPDLHYTQYWNYLEKCRYCNVICEEKQVEVQLCNSTHNRVCQCQDGYYSEMEFCIKHSECPPGSGVEKLGTPFENTQCRPCPPGFFSSSNSSTKRCQPHQDCKQQGKVTNVKGNQYHDTLCTSCKPGRSNSTQGPAPGDDDCEQAVIDFVAYQNIPIKKVKRLQQILERSPRKPALDTKALIQEKFRAFLTHLKEVRSEVTKDLLNALQDAKLHSVKEKVRKRFLLY